One window of the Rhodococcus sovatensis genome contains the following:
- a CDS encoding Rieske 2Fe-2S domain-containing protein, whose protein sequence is MKPTGWFQIGWSADLEVGAVTPLRYFGQDLVAYRAASGRLVVLSAYCEHLGANMAYGGAVQGEDIECPFHNWRWSPEGRNTCIPYQKATNRIRKVGTWPAAERDGVMYIWHDEEGGPPQYEIPSVFELFEASGPQGGYHGLIPGGTYETAEIRIHPQYVIENGVDFAHFKYVHRTDEIPTVTKSEFDDHAYRTELALTFKRRSGDASEIVQGGTLGSILGLGLAYSYSWGIGGICSLTAVTPVDDEKSILRFSAWASIEDDDDAMLAKRLRSAISQVRADIAIWEHQRYTEPPGLATAEAAGFREVRQWSRRFYPEGHKGRSWEDQQAGTDALEKAELSK, encoded by the coding sequence ATGAAACCTACTGGATGGTTTCAAATTGGCTGGTCGGCCGATCTCGAGGTCGGCGCGGTCACACCCCTGAGGTACTTCGGCCAGGATCTGGTGGCTTATCGCGCCGCGTCCGGCCGCCTGGTCGTCCTCAGCGCCTACTGCGAACACCTCGGTGCCAACATGGCCTACGGGGGAGCGGTCCAGGGTGAGGACATCGAGTGCCCGTTCCATAACTGGCGATGGAGCCCCGAGGGTCGCAATACCTGTATCCCGTACCAGAAGGCGACGAACCGAATCCGCAAGGTAGGCACCTGGCCTGCCGCCGAGCGCGACGGCGTCATGTACATCTGGCACGACGAAGAGGGCGGCCCACCTCAGTACGAGATCCCCAGTGTATTCGAGCTTTTCGAAGCCTCGGGTCCGCAGGGCGGGTATCACGGGCTCATCCCGGGAGGCACCTACGAAACGGCCGAAATTCGGATCCATCCGCAGTACGTGATCGAGAACGGTGTGGACTTCGCGCACTTCAAGTACGTCCATCGGACGGACGAGATCCCTACAGTTACCAAATCCGAGTTCGACGACCATGCGTATCGAACCGAGTTGGCGCTGACCTTCAAACGACGCAGTGGGGACGCGTCGGAGATAGTGCAGGGCGGCACCCTAGGTTCCATTCTAGGCCTGGGACTGGCCTATTCGTATTCGTGGGGCATCGGCGGAATCTGCAGTCTGACCGCTGTGACGCCGGTCGACGACGAGAAGTCGATTCTGCGGTTCTCGGCCTGGGCGAGTATCGAAGACGATGACGACGCGATGCTGGCCAAGCGGCTGCGTAGTGCAATCTCGCAGGTTCGGGCAGACATTGCCATCTGGGAGCATCAGCGCTACACCGAACCCCCGGGCTTGGCCACTGCAGAGGCCGCGGGGTTCCGGGAGGTTCGACAGTGGTCCCGACGCTTCTACCCAGAGGGCCACAAGGGTAGAAGTTGGGAAGATCAGCAGGCCGGCACCGATGCACTGGAGAAAGCGGAGTTGTCGAAGTGA
- a CDS encoding acyl-CoA dehydrogenase family protein — protein sequence MRTPLSKEKEAWRTEIREFLAAELPRRDAFNPEFDDASEQWEKAIEFSRKVSAKGWIGLTWPTQYGGGGREPIDNQILLEEFAAADAPMINSVGIFLAAGTILVGGTEEQKAELLPAISGMHTLWAEGLTEPEAGSDLGSLQTRAVRDGADWVITGQKAYTSWGPMSDVLYVAARTSPEESTRDAVSIFVVDLKSAGVTLHPMRNYGGGVQSSTYLDKVRVPAKALIGDEGKGWQYIMQAFYASGTVEPIYAMQEARLRDLLAHCRTQAGALDDSHVRADIARLAAMIQSQRLLAYEILGNNDAGRRQPYGGAVQQVVAKEFEPLFAQVYDRVLGPTSQLTAESAFAPLNGKPEAWYRQSFANHAGGTAQLKRMVLATRGLGLPR from the coding sequence GTGAGAACGCCATTGTCGAAAGAGAAGGAAGCGTGGCGCACCGAGATTCGTGAGTTTCTCGCTGCCGAACTGCCGCGCCGAGACGCTTTCAATCCCGAGTTCGACGATGCGTCCGAGCAGTGGGAAAAAGCAATCGAATTCAGTCGGAAGGTATCCGCCAAGGGCTGGATCGGCCTGACGTGGCCCACCCAGTACGGCGGCGGTGGTCGTGAGCCGATCGACAATCAGATTCTGCTGGAGGAGTTCGCAGCAGCGGATGCGCCGATGATCAATTCGGTGGGTATCTTCCTGGCCGCCGGAACAATCCTGGTCGGCGGAACCGAGGAGCAGAAAGCAGAACTGCTGCCTGCCATTTCGGGAATGCACACCCTGTGGGCGGAGGGTCTGACCGAACCCGAGGCAGGATCGGATCTCGGTTCGTTGCAGACGAGGGCCGTACGTGACGGGGCGGACTGGGTCATCACCGGCCAGAAGGCGTACACATCGTGGGGACCGATGTCCGACGTTCTGTACGTTGCCGCTCGGACGTCGCCCGAGGAGTCGACACGCGACGCAGTCAGCATCTTCGTGGTCGACCTGAAAAGCGCTGGGGTGACTCTTCATCCGATGCGGAACTACGGCGGTGGCGTTCAATCCAGCACCTATCTGGACAAGGTGCGGGTGCCGGCGAAGGCGCTGATCGGTGACGAGGGCAAGGGCTGGCAGTACATCATGCAGGCCTTCTACGCCTCGGGCACCGTCGAACCGATCTACGCCATGCAGGAGGCACGCTTGCGTGACCTGCTCGCGCACTGCCGAACGCAAGCCGGGGCACTCGATGATTCCCACGTGCGGGCAGACATAGCGCGATTGGCCGCGATGATTCAATCGCAGCGCCTCCTCGCCTACGAGATCCTCGGAAACAACGATGCCGGCCGACGTCAGCCCTACGGTGGAGCCGTACAGCAGGTCGTTGCGAAGGAGTTCGAGCCGCTGTTCGCGCAGGTCTACGACCGGGTTCTCGGGCCGACGAGCCAGTTGACGGCCGAGTCGGCATTCGCTCCCCTCAACGGAAAGCCGGAGGCTTGGTACCGGCAGTCCTTTGCCAATCATGCCGGTGGAACGGCCCAACTCAAGCGGATGGTGCTCGCAACGCGAGGCCTCGGCCTGCCCAGATAA